One Chitinophagales bacterium genomic window carries:
- a CDS encoding 3-hydroxyacyl-ACP dehydratase — protein MLLNDFYKIETIAEGEPGRKFMASISFNTQHSIFSGHFPGMPVVPGVCLVKITGELISRHTGRYYRLLEADSIKFIRFVTPKEIKNLHFEITFVPEGNLLTVTGTAFLDQLIYFKLKGKYSEAPR, from the coding sequence ATGTTATTGAATGATTTTTACAAAATAGAAACTATAGCCGAAGGTGAGCCAGGCAGGAAATTCATGGCCAGCATTTCTTTCAACACACAGCACTCTATATTTTCGGGACATTTTCCGGGTATGCCGGTAGTGCCCGGTGTGTGTCTGGTGAAGATAACAGGTGAACTGATAAGCCGGCATACTGGCAGATATTATCGCTTGTTAGAAGCTGACAGCATAAAATTTATCCGGTTCGTAACTCCCAAAGAGATTAAAAATCTTCATTTTGAAATCACCTTTGTCCCAGAAGGAAACTTGCTGACGGTGACGGGTACCGCATTTCTTGACCAGCTTATTTATTTCAAACTAAAGGGAAAATACAGTGAAGCACCCCGTTGA
- a CDS encoding hypothetical protein (possible pseudo, frameshifted), which produces MKHPVDYKETFRQHRCCVLIPTYNNASTLEKVLLSVLEYCDDVIVVNDGSTDRTAEILAGISGIQVISYPKNRGKGYALRKGFVYASQKGYRHAITMDSDGQHAASDLPLFLNKLETSSAEMIIGARNMTITANVPGKSSFGHRFSNFWFKVETGIDAPDTQSGVPVVSALCNEKYALLLRKV; this is translated from the coding sequence GTGAAGCACCCCGTTGACTACAAGGAAACATTCCGGCAACATCGTTGCTGTGTGCTAATTCCAACTTACAACAATGCCTCTACTTTGGAAAAAGTGCTGCTTTCGGTCTTGGAATATTGCGATGATGTAATCGTGGTCAATGATGGCTCAACCGACCGGACAGCCGAAATCCTTGCCGGCATCAGTGGCATTCAGGTGATTTCCTACCCAAAAAACAGAGGTAAAGGGTATGCATTGCGTAAAGGTTTTGTGTACGCTTCGCAAAAGGGCTACCGTCATGCCATAACCATGGATTCAGACGGACAACACGCTGCATCTGATTTACCTCTTTTTCTGAACAAACTGGAGACCTCTTCGGCAGAAATGATAATCGGTGCCCGCAATATGACGATAACGGCAAATGTGCCCGGAAAAAGCAGTTTCGGTCACCGCTTTTCCAATTTTTGGTTCAAGGTAGAAACCGGTATTGATGCCCCGGACACGCAATCGGGGGTACCGGTTGTATCCGCTTTATGCAATGAAAAATATGCGCTTCTTCTCCGTAAGGTATGA
- a CDS encoding hypothetical protein (possible pseudo, frameshifted), whose translation MGLGVFVGIAPIWGFQILTGLFLAFIFRLNRAIVLISCNISLPPFIPIIIYLSYVFGAVWMGDHALPVTFSFDISLETIKLSLKQYVVGALMLATVAGMASTLISYAVLFLWSKKQLVE comes from the coding sequence GTGGGGCTTGGCGTATTTGTAGGGATAGCTCCGATATGGGGGTTTCAGATTCTTACGGGATTGTTTCTCGCTTTTATATTCAGGCTCAACCGCGCGATCGTTCTGATCAGCTGTAATATCAGCCTGCCACCATTCATTCCCATTATCATTTATCTGAGCTATGTTTTTGGAGCCGTATGGATGGGCGACCACGCCTTGCCGGTAACTTTCAGCTTTGATATTTCACTTGAAACCATAAAATTGAGCCTGAAGCAATATGTGGTAGGGGCATTGATGCTGGCAACTGTTGCCGGCATGGCATCCACACTGATCAGCTACGCAGTTTTGTTTCTGTGGTCAAAAAAGCAATTAGTCGAATAA
- a CDS encoding glycerol acyltransferase, translating to MIAGLYRFFSQHRWLLAVMITVLTGVLLFLAAQIKIEEDITRLFPDDPKVEKLNKVFNNWRFSERITLIVSEKDTSHPAQPDSLIAFADTLYSRLNKELSEYVTDVQYRMDEQLMSKMHALIQSHLPIYLEDEDYRKIDSLLAPSQLKSTLQNQLKILMTPAGATLRKMLMTDPLGITYLPLKRFRESQQNRQFKIISDCIFSKDERNLLLFIYPSTRANETRRNSELISRLNNLISDMQSETYSVEYFGTPAIAVANARQIKRDIYFTLGITLLVLIVFIGFFFRSKLAPLIMLLPVLFGVVFSLAMVVLIQGTISGIAIGAGAVVLGIAVNYSLHIFTHYRQTPQMEAVIAEVAHPMLLGMFTTAGAFFFLQVLESQILQDFGLFAGFALTGALFFSLVVLPHCIPGSSAKQNTTNASGHTLLDKLSTLRPEYNYALIGAILLITGVLAFFATRVSFDGDMTKLNFMDKKLKEAEARLNRLMGSEEKKIAFVSTGATLNKALQNSKKLQDSLDSMKQQHIIKNYSSVSGIIPSWELQQERIRKWENFWRVEKIQQTQAALTEAASALKFREGAFNDFLALLDRKFEPITPDSLLTLPEIFGDYVIRMPGFSAIISTADITPGQRENLFNRILQTNDNFILDKQLVTAKFIEIIRDDFNLILGFTSLFVLFMLYAAHARIELALITFIPMTLSWIWILGLMGLTHLNFNIVNIILCTFIFGLGDDFSIFITDGLIQEYKAGKKSLSSIKVSNYLAAITVILSLGALLFAGHPALKSIAFTAIIGLFCVLFISQTLIPFFFRILITNRTAKGLRPLTASGIFISAFAFTYFVIGSFLLTLLGLVTLYLLPLKKEKCKYLFHVLLCKFVWSLVYLMVHVKKKYIGLEHTDFSKPAIFICNHQSFLDILVTVMTHPKLILLVNDWVYHSPVFGKVVKMADYYWIGQGAENSLEHIRERVKNGYSVVIFPEGTRSPDGVIRRFHKGAFYLSEKLNLDIQPFLLHGTGDRMKKGDFLLTGGPMTMKFLPRISPRDLSYGTSYSERAKNINRYFRQEYDKLKAEIESPQYYSSLLISNYLYKGPVVEWYIRVKIKLENYYHPYHAHLPRNASIVDLGCGYGYTDYLLYFASNDRKIIAVDYDREKITVASHCFSANPHVRFYCDDIRSFPLPRADAFILNDVLHYLKPDEQEHLILKCMRHLNENGKIFIKDADAGNRQRHLVTRLTEIISTGSGFNRKSKSLYFVPLQKFQDIAENMGYSIQIISESPYTSNKIMIVSKSTASITTGHAI from the coding sequence ATGATTGCGGGGCTTTACAGGTTTTTCAGTCAACATCGTTGGCTGCTTGCAGTTATGATAACTGTCCTCACGGGAGTGCTGCTATTTCTTGCTGCACAGATAAAGATTGAAGAAGACATCACCCGCTTGTTCCCGGATGATCCGAAGGTAGAGAAACTTAATAAAGTTTTTAACAACTGGCGCTTTTCAGAGCGCATTACACTGATTGTTTCAGAAAAAGATACCTCGCATCCTGCACAGCCAGATTCGCTGATAGCTTTTGCTGATACCCTTTACAGCCGACTCAACAAAGAGCTATCGGAATATGTGACCGATGTGCAATATCGCATGGACGAGCAACTTATGTCCAAAATGCATGCCCTGATACAATCCCACCTGCCGATCTATCTGGAAGATGAAGACTACCGGAAAATAGATTCGCTCCTTGCTCCTTCGCAATTGAAAAGCACACTGCAAAACCAGCTAAAAATACTGATGACGCCAGCCGGTGCTACCTTAAGAAAAATGCTGATGACTGACCCCTTGGGCATAACCTATCTTCCATTGAAACGCTTTCGGGAATCTCAGCAAAACAGGCAGTTTAAAATCATCAGTGATTGTATCTTCTCAAAAGATGAGCGTAATCTGTTACTGTTTATCTACCCCTCCACGCGGGCCAATGAAACCCGAAGAAACAGCGAGTTAATCAGTCGCCTGAATAATCTTATAAGCGACATGCAATCTGAGACCTACTCAGTGGAATATTTCGGCACACCCGCCATTGCCGTAGCTAATGCGCGTCAGATTAAACGGGATATCTATTTTACTCTTGGCATTACCCTGCTGGTGCTCATTGTATTTATCGGATTTTTCTTCAGAAGCAAACTGGCACCACTGATTATGCTGCTGCCGGTGCTTTTCGGAGTTGTTTTTTCACTGGCAATGGTTGTCCTCATTCAGGGTACTATTTCCGGCATTGCCATCGGTGCCGGAGCAGTGGTATTGGGTATCGCTGTAAACTACTCCCTGCACATTTTCACTCATTACCGCCAAACTCCTCAGATGGAAGCTGTTATTGCTGAAGTAGCCCACCCCATGCTGTTGGGTATGTTTACCACTGCGGGTGCTTTCTTCTTCCTTCAGGTGCTGGAATCACAAATATTACAAGACTTTGGTTTGTTTGCCGGCTTTGCCCTTACAGGAGCATTGTTTTTTTCACTGGTGGTATTGCCGCATTGCATTCCAGGCTCGTCTGCTAAACAAAACACAACTAATGCATCCGGGCATACTCTCCTGGATAAGCTTTCCACGCTCAGACCGGAGTACAACTACGCCCTGATAGGGGCTATCCTGCTCATCACGGGTGTGCTGGCATTTTTTGCCACTCGTGTTTCCTTTGATGGGGACATGACCAAGCTCAACTTTATGGATAAGAAGCTTAAAGAAGCTGAAGCCAGGCTAAACCGCCTCATGGGTTCGGAAGAAAAGAAAATAGCTTTTGTTTCCACAGGTGCTACACTAAACAAGGCTCTGCAAAACAGCAAAAAATTGCAAGACTCGCTGGACTCCATGAAGCAACAACACATCATAAAAAATTATTCTTCCGTATCGGGAATAATCCCATCATGGGAGCTTCAGCAGGAAAGAATCAGAAAGTGGGAAAATTTCTGGAGGGTGGAAAAAATACAGCAAACTCAAGCAGCACTGACAGAAGCGGCAAGTGCATTAAAATTCCGCGAAGGAGCCTTTAACGATTTTCTTGCCCTGCTTGACCGCAAATTTGAGCCCATTACTCCGGATTCCCTGCTCACCCTGCCCGAGATTTTTGGCGACTATGTGATTCGTATGCCCGGCTTTTCTGCAATTATTTCCACAGCCGATATTACACCCGGACAACGGGAAAACCTGTTTAACCGCATTTTGCAAACCAACGACAACTTCATTCTGGACAAACAGCTTGTCACCGCTAAGTTTATAGAAATCATCCGGGATGATTTTAACCTGATTTTAGGATTTACCTCCCTCTTTGTGCTGTTTATGCTATATGCCGCACACGCAAGAATTGAACTTGCTCTTATCACTTTTATTCCGATGACTTTAAGCTGGATATGGATTTTAGGCCTCATGGGGCTTACTCACCTGAATTTTAATATCGTTAATATCATTCTGTGCACGTTCATCTTTGGGTTGGGCGATGATTTCAGCATATTCATCACCGATGGACTCATTCAGGAATACAAAGCAGGTAAAAAAAGCCTTTCCTCCATAAAAGTCTCTAACTATCTTGCCGCAATCACCGTCATACTGAGTCTGGGAGCATTATTGTTTGCCGGTCATCCAGCTCTGAAGTCTATAGCATTCACTGCCATCATCGGCCTTTTTTGTGTATTGTTCATCTCCCAGACTCTCATTCCCTTCTTTTTTCGTATTCTGATTACCAACCGCACTGCGAAAGGGTTGCGCCCACTCACTGCCTCAGGCATCTTCATATCGGCATTTGCATTCACTTACTTTGTTATCGGAAGTTTTCTGCTCACCCTGCTGGGGCTCGTTACTCTTTATCTGCTTCCGCTGAAAAAAGAAAAGTGCAAATACCTGTTTCATGTTCTGCTTTGCAAATTTGTATGGAGCCTGGTGTATCTTATGGTGCACGTAAAGAAAAAATACATCGGGTTGGAGCATACCGATTTCTCAAAGCCGGCAATTTTCATTTGCAATCATCAATCTTTTTTGGATATTCTGGTTACCGTAATGACGCACCCGAAGCTGATTTTGCTGGTAAACGATTGGGTTTATCATTCTCCGGTTTTCGGCAAAGTAGTGAAAATGGCTGACTATTATTGGATAGGACAAGGTGCGGAAAACAGCCTGGAACACATTCGTGAACGAGTAAAAAATGGCTACTCGGTCGTGATTTTCCCGGAAGGTACACGCTCTCCCGATGGTGTTATCCGCAGGTTTCATAAGGGGGCTTTTTATTTGTCTGAAAAACTAAATCTGGATATCCAGCCTTTCTTGCTGCATGGTACCGGTGACCGTATGAAAAAAGGCGACTTTCTGCTCACCGGTGGACCCATGACTATGAAATTTCTCCCGCGCATTTCACCCCGGGATTTGTCTTATGGAACTTCTTACAGCGAACGTGCCAAAAACATCAATCGCTATTTCAGGCAGGAATATGACAAATTGAAAGCTGAAATTGAAAGCCCTCAATATTACAGTTCTCTGCTCATAAGTAATTACCTCTATAAAGGGCCGGTGGTAGAGTGGTATATACGGGTGAAAATAAAATTGGAAAATTATTATCATCCCTATCATGCACATCTGCCGCGTAATGCCAGCATCGTGGATTTAGGCTGCGGATATGGTTATACAGATTACCTGCTTTACTTTGCATCCAATGACCGTAAAATTATCGCGGTGGACTATGATAGGGAGAAAATTACTGTGGCCAGTCACTGTTTTTCAGCCAATCCGCATGTACGATTTTATTGTGATGATATTCGCAGTTTCCCCCTTCCCCGAGCAGACGCGTTTATACTCAATGACGTATTACATTATCTCAAACCTGACGAGCAGGAACATCTGATTCTCAAATGCATGCGTCATTTGAATGAAAACGGCAAAATATTTATCAAAGATGCCGATGCAGGCAACAGACAGCGCCATCTGGTCACACGGCTGAC
- a CDS encoding hypothetical protein (possible pseudo, frameshifted): protein MRFFSVRYEFEIEVLVRLAWRGVHFDFVPITVYYPPKEQRITHFRPFADFARISLLNTVLVLIAFLYIRPRNLYRSLTEKKTFVHSSGCSFLTKTKLFSARHYRWGLAYL from the coding sequence ATGCGCTTCTTCTCCGTAAGGTATGAGTTTGAGATAGAGGTATTGGTGCGCCTGGCATGGAGAGGAGTACATTTTGATTTTGTACCTATTACTGTCTATTATCCACCCAAAGAACAACGCATTACCCATTTCCGCCCCTTTGCGGATTTTGCGCGCATCAGCCTGCTGAATACTGTGTTGGTGCTGATAGCCTTTTTGTACATTCGCCCGCGTAATCTTTACCGAAGCCTAACGGAAAAAAAAACTTTCGTTCATTCCTCAGGCTGCTCTTTTTTGACAAAAACGAAACTATTCTCAGCAAGGCATTATCGGTGGGGCTTGGCGTATTTGTAG